The Thermoplasmata archaeon region CGACATGCGCGCTCACCTTGCCGCCACGGAGGCGCAGGGTCTCCAGGGCGTCCGTGATCTCCAGCTCGTTGCGCCAGGACGGCTTCAGGGAGCGGATGATCGGGAAGATGCTCTCCCGCAAGAAGTAAATGCCGACGAGGGCGAGGTCGCTCGTGGGCTCCTTGGGCTTCTCGACGAGCCGCACGACCCGGCCATTCGCGTCCAGTTCCGCGACGCCGAACCGCTCCGGTTCCGACACGCGGCAGAGCGCGATGCCTGCGTCCGCGTCGCTCGCCGCAAATTCGGAGACCATGGCCGTGATTCCTCCCTTCAGGAGGTTGTCGCCCAGGTACACGCAGAACGGCCCGCCCGCGAGGAAGTCCTCCGCGCAGCCGATCGCATGCGCGATCCCACGGGGCGCCCCCTGGACCACGTACGTGATGTGCACCCCGAAGGGCGCGCCGTCCTTGAGGAGCTCGCGGACTTTCTCGGGCTGGTTGTCGCCCAGGATCACGCCGATGTCCGTGATCCCGGCCTCCCGGAGGTCCTCGAGGCAGTACAGGATGTTCGGGCGGTTCGCGATCGGGATGAGCTGCTTCGGCCCCGTGTGGGTCAGCGGGCGCAGCCGCGTGCCGGAACCGCCTGCCAGGATGAGGCCCTTCATCGCGTCTGCCTCATGTCTTCCAGACACGCGCGGAATCCGGGCATGGGCCTCTTTAACGTTTCCTCGACCTTCTTCACGCTGAGGCAGGAGGCCGGGGGGCGCGCGGCCTTGAGGGCGACGCTTCGCATGGCGATGGGGACGAGCTTGGCGCCCGGGATTCCGAAGGCCTCGACGACCGCCTGACCCATCTCGAAGCGGGACACGCAGTCCCGCGAGGCGACGTGGAAGACGCCGTGGGCTCCCAGCTCGGAGAGGTCGAACATCGCCTGGGCCGCGGTCTTCGCGTACGTGGGCGTGATCCGCTGGTCCTCGAACAGCCGCACCTCCTGGCCGGCCTCCACGGCCTGGAGGATTCGGGTGACGGAGTTCGGCTTGGGAGACACGCGGTTCCACCCGAAGACGCCGGACATCCGCACCAGGAGGGCGTTCCGGTCCGCGTCCGCGACCCTCCGCTCCCCTTCAAGTTTGGTCCGACCGTACACCCCTAGGGGATGCGGCACCGTGGTCTCCGTGGCGGGGCCGCTCCCGTCGAACACGTAGTCCGTCGACACGTGGACGAACCTCGCTCCCGCGGACACGGCCGCCGCGGCGAGCGCGGCCGGCGCGAGAGCGTTCACGGTCAACGCCTCCTCGGGGCGATCCTCGCACCCGTCCACGTCGGTCAGGGCCGCGGCATTGAGGACGACCTGCGGAGAGGTTCGCCGCACCACCTCGGAGATGGCCGACGGGTCCCGCAGGTCGAGCGCCTCCCACCGGAGGCCGGCTCGTGAGGGGGCAGGCCCGCGATGGGTCGCGGTGATCGCGTGGCCTCGGCGCGCGGCCTCGTCGATCAGATGCTGGCCCAGGAGGCCGGCGCCGCCCACGACGAGGACCTTGGCCACCATGGGGCGCACCGCTCGACAGGGCAAAAACCTTCGGAGGGGAGAAGGCCTATGTACTGACGTCCCCTTGCCCGAGTCGGTTCGCATGGACCTCATCCAGGGAGTCCAGGTCCGGCCCCTCCAGCAGATCCACGACGAGCGCGGCTACCTGATGGAGATGCTCCGGAGCGACTGGCCCGAGTTCGAGCGGTTCGCCCAGTCCTACATCACGATCGCCTACCCGGGCATCGTCAAGGGCTGGCACTACCACAAGAAGCAGACGGACCACTTCGTGATCGTCCAAGGCGCGGCGAAGGTGGTCTGCTACGACCAGCGCGATCGCTCGCCGACGAAGGGCAAGATCAACGAGTTCTTCCCCGGCGAACGGAATCCGATGTTGATCAAGATCCCTCCCTTCGTGCTCCACGGCTTCAAGGCGATCGGCGGCGACCTCGTCTACGTCGTGAACTTCCCCACGGAGCTCTACGACTACGCGCAGCCGGACGAGTTCCGG contains the following coding sequences:
- a CDS encoding glucose-1-phosphate thymidylyltransferase, which produces MKGLILAGGSGTRLRPLTHTGPKQLIPIANRPNILYCLEDLREAGITDIGVILGDNQPEKVRELLKDGAPFGVHITYVVQGAPRGIAHAIGCAEDFLAGGPFCVYLGDNLLKGGITAMVSEFAASDADAGIALCRVSEPERFGVAELDANGRVVRLVEKPKEPTSDLALVGIYFLRESIFPIIRSLKPSWRNELEITDALETLRLRGGKVSAHVVTGWWKDTGKPEDILDANRLVLDELQPRIEGTVEAGAEIKGRVAIGPGSVVRAGAVVHGPVVIGRDCEIGAGTYIGPYTAVGDRTVIEVADVENSILLSDVHLATHHKIVASLIGSHSHITEDEHARPRGMRVVLGEHSHVRL
- the rfbD gene encoding dTDP-4-dehydrorhamnose reductase, yielding MAKVLVVGGAGLLGQHLIDEAARRGHAITATHRGPAPSRAGLRWEALDLRDPSAISEVVRRTSPQVVLNAAALTDVDGCEDRPEEALTVNALAPAALAAAAVSAGARFVHVSTDYVFDGSGPATETTVPHPLGVYGRTKLEGERRVADADRNALLVRMSGVFGWNRVSPKPNSVTRILQAVEAGQEVRLFEDQRITPTYAKTAAQAMFDLSELGAHGVFHVASRDCVSRFEMGQAVVEAFGIPGAKLVPIAMRSVALKAARPPASCLSVKKVEETLKRPMPGFRACLEDMRQTR
- a CDS encoding dTDP-4-dehydrorhamnose 3,5-epimerase family protein, whose protein sequence is MDLIQGVQVRPLQQIHDERGYLMEMLRSDWPEFERFAQSYITIAYPGIVKGWHYHKKQTDHFVIVQGAAKVVCYDQRDRSPTKGKINEFFPGERNPMLIKIPPFVLHGFKAIGGDLVYVVNFPTELYDYAQPDEFRVPHDSKDVPYRWDVQLK